The region TGCTTCGAAATTGTATCCTgaattgattttgatgttttttattGAACTTGACCTGTTTTTCTCATGCTCGAAGACTTGTTTTGATACTTCAAGACTTGATTTTATGGAGTGTTTTTCTATGTTGTTTATTGCACTTGTGCAGGACCTGTTTCTTTATGATTTTATGAtgtccaaaatttattttaaaatgttcagGTTGTGTTTTTCTTCGTAAGTCAAACTGTTCCAATGTATGCCGGTCAACCCGCATGCCTGCGGGCCAAGACATCTGCGGGGCGGGCCATGTGTTCCAGCCCACGAATTTTGTGCGGTGTGGGCCTGTCCGGCCCGTAACTTGCGGGCCAAATGCGGGATGGGCTAAACGGGCCGGGCCAGCCCGCATTTTAAACTTTCAAACTCCTATCAATTTTTACCTTTTGCTCATGCGATAAAGGAATTccaagttttatttaatattttctttctatctcttatttttatattttctatatgATTTTTTTGTACATGCTAGTTCCCCTCTCAGCCGTTAACCTCGTTGCAGTTCGTGTCTACGGTGGATCCTCTTCCTCTGCAACGCTCACTCTTTCACAAAGGTTCTTTCGTTTCCTTCTCTCAATCCACTCGTGTTTTTATTTCTGATTCAATGCATTTTTTTAGCAATCCACCTTCTACGCCTtgagattttgaaatattttagcTTTTATTCATTCATGCAAGCTTCGCATTGCTGCTTCAGTATTTACCAACATGCCTTCACATTCCACCCACCGAACAAAGTTTTAGGTTTCTGTGATGCTATTAATTTTTGGGTAAAACACTATTCAGGTCTTGAGAATCCCTAAGATTTCAATTTGTTAATTATTCTAGTTCAGAGTCCGAAAAGTTTTTTAGCTTAATGATAATATTAGGGTAAGCTAATTGATTTTGATTCAGTTTGAGAAAAAATATCTTCTTTCTGGACTAAATACATGGTTCATTTTGACTTTGATTTTGTCAAGCATATGGATAATTGAATTGAGAATGTAATTTGTCTTTTTCAATTCAATAGCAGGGTTCTCAGCTCAATCTATTTCTGATGGATTAAATTTCAATGGTTGTGTGTTTGAGCACTGAagttcataaataataaaaaggtcGCAAGGAGTTGGAGGAACCTTCTACATTCATACCCCTCTCCTGTTCAGTGGTTTGGGGGCAGGGGCTAGTCTAATGGAGCTCAGGTCCATCGAAAAGCTCCACCAAGcattttcatttgatttttgtttcttcCTGTTATATTAAGGTTTTTAGCTGCGTGTACCAATTTCATGACGATGACAATGGTGAGGGGAGCTCCTATGTATTCTTCTGCGACCCTCTTCTGTCGAAGATTTGCCCAATTCCGAAACCTCTCCTCAGAGACCAAACAAGGGAATCATGATCTTCCCACCGAAAACCTCGATGCTAAAGATTGCAACTTTGTCCATGAAATTTGTAAGATTACAAGAACAAAGGCCCGATGGGAGGACACCCTTCTTTCCCTGTAtccatcttttaatttttctgaaccttctttcttccttctttaTCTTAACCACCAGAACAATGCCTTCCTCTCCCTCCGTTTCTTTCACTGGCTGTGCTCTTCTTGTGGTTTCTCACCTGACCAATCATCTTGCAATGCCCTCTTCTGTGCGCTTGTTGATGCTGGAGCCTGTAAAGCAGCTAAATCATTGCTTGATTGCCCGGGCTTCACTCCAGAGCCTGCTTCCTTGGAGGGTTATATTCAGCGTCTCGGCAGGTCTGGGATGGTTGAAGATGCAGTTGATATGTTGAAACAGATTGGGTTTTGCCCCTCCGTAGCAACTTGGAATGCATGTCTCTTGAGTTGTTTGAGGGCTGGGAGGACTGGTTCGGTTTGGACATTGTATGAACAGATGACGGAGTCCGGTGTTGCTGCTAGCATAAATGTGGAAACTGTTGGATATCTGATAATGGCATTCTGTGCAGAAAACAAAGCTTTGAAAGGGTATGAACTTCTTAGGGAACTTCTGGAAAATGGCTTACTTCCTGAGAATGTTGTTTTCAATGCACTTATTAGGGGGTTTTGTAAGGAGAGACAATATGCTCGAGTATCTGAGATCCTTCATATTATGATTGCCAAACAATGCAATCCTGATATCTTTACTTATCAAGAAATCATTAATGGACTCGTGAAGAGGAAGAACTCTGAGGGTTTCCGGGTATTTAATGATCTCAAGGACAGAGGATATTTCCCAGACGGGGTTATGTACACAACTGTGATCAAGGGTCTCTGTGAGATGGGATTGC is a window of Vigna unguiculata cultivar IT97K-499-35 chromosome 4, ASM411807v1, whole genome shotgun sequence DNA encoding:
- the LOC114181210 gene encoding pentatricopeptide repeat-containing protein At5g18950, translating into MTMTMVRGAPMYSSATLFCRRFAQFRNLSSETKQGNHDLPTENLDAKDCNFVHEICKITRTKARWEDTLLSLYPSFNFSEPSFFLLYLNHQNNAFLSLRFFHWLCSSCGFSPDQSSCNALFCALVDAGACKAAKSLLDCPGFTPEPASLEGYIQRLGRSGMVEDAVDMLKQIGFCPSVATWNACLLSCLRAGRTGSVWTLYEQMTESGVAASINVETVGYLIMAFCAENKALKGYELLRELLENGLLPENVVFNALIRGFCKERQYARVSEILHIMIAKQCNPDIFTYQEIINGLVKRKNSEGFRVFNDLKDRGYFPDGVMYTTVIKGLCEMGLPGEARKMWFEMIKKGFQPNEYTYNVMMHQYFKIGDLVEARKIFEDMCSRGYAETTVCYTTMISGLCLHGRTDEAHSLFEEMVQKGIVRDLITYNSLIKGLCKNGELVQATKLLNELLAQGLEPSVSSLNPLIKRLCEEGDTQGAIRLWKDMQDKHLQPTASTHDYIISGLCKEGHSLQGLEWLLNMPSWKLKPQEQTFEFLINSLSQEDMLDDILVVLEFMFRIGYRLKESTIHSLVSKFSMDGFHFPDLWLEKIIERN